In Amia ocellicauda isolate fAmiCal2 chromosome 16, fAmiCal2.hap1, whole genome shotgun sequence, the following proteins share a genomic window:
- the LOC136711516 gene encoding rac GTPase-activating protein 1 isoform X1: MGETFVKELLNLCLIKIAVDDSTNPELEFLQLVRNYEETRKKWLQSELELKKFKELFLKSELAKSALEVKLKHARNQVDVEMKKRHKAEGDYEHLERQMQLICEVLMHDGQSSAYLNEEQKYVLANFNTKGTGITHIVGRRLSVIDESGNSFLSHSDISYDRTDDDLDLDTSVIKPLKSRAREKRRSSLAPVVGAPVQPKRGRVNGHSGDLLASKPAEYVKDSIDPKSTVIIPEDRSHIHAVSTIEIIPKRKSFRSRKLSPLNEQTTIWTINDETNADNVECVTDMEADSNVKSQNVPTVPEVKRSHHIFISKTVIRPETCVPCGKRIKFGKMAVKCRDCRMVAHPECKDLCSYYCDPSVSNPTAPDLEGILANYAPSVPPMIPPIVVQCANEIEKRGLQETGIYRVPGCERVVRELKEKFLQGKGMVPLSKVDDIHVVCGLLKDFLRKLKEPLVTFHLHKAFMEACDIPDDDNSTAAMCQAVGELPPPNRDTLAFLMLHLQRVMKSSFCKMDLNNLARVFGPTIVGHSVPEPSPMMILKDTTLQPKVVARLLSLPSEYWKGFILVENDQIISSVIDANINNDSNYMEKDRLFKPLTSPEMSNISKTPVSSSLRGKFKSTLGTAFSPAFNSSSKAKSDSSRKKFFTSPN; encoded by the exons ATGGGGGAGACATTTGTGAAGGAGCTTTTGAATTTGTGTCTGATTAAAATTGCTGTGGATGACAGTACAAACCCAGAACTtg AATTCCTTCAGCTGGTGAGGAATTATGAGGAGACGAGGAAAAAATGGCTTCAGTCAGAGCTAGAACTAAAGAAGTTCAAAGAGCTTTTCCTGAAATCAGAATTGGCTAAATCAGCCCTGGAGGTAAAACTGAAACATGCAAGGAACCAGGTTGATGTTGAAATGAAGAAACGGCACAAAGCAGAAGGAGATTATGAACATCTC GAACGGCAGATGCAATTGATTTGTGAAGTTCTCATGCACGATGGGCAGTCAAGCGCTTACCTGAATGAAGAACAGAAATATGTGCTGGCTAACTTCAATACAAAGGGAACAGGCATAACTCACATTGTGGGGAGAAG ATTATCTGTTATTGATGAATCCGGCAACTCATTTCTGTCTCATTCTGATATTAGTTATGACCGAACTGATGATGACCTG GACCTGGACACTTCTGTGATTAAACCTTTGAAGTCAAGAGCCCGGGAAAAAAGA CGTTCTTCACTTGCTCCGGTCGTGGGGGCTCCTGTTCAGCCTAAACGTGGTCGGGTCAACGGACACTCGGGTGACCTTTTAGCATCAAAGCCAGCTGAATAC GTAAAAGATTCCATTGATCCAAAAAGTACTGTGATCATACCCGAAGACAGGAGTCACATTCATGCGGTGTCTACTATTGAGATCATCCCTAAGAGAAAGTCTTTCAGGAGCAGAAAACTCTCCCCTTTAAATG AACAAACCACGATTTGGACTATCAATGATGAAACAAATGCAGACAATGTCGAATGTGTGACCGACATGGAAGCAGACTCTAATGTTAAATCCCAGAATGTGCCAACTGTCCCTGAAGTAAAAAGATCACATCATATATTTATATCCAAAACG GTTATCAGGCCTGAAACATGTGTTCCCTGTGGGAAGAGGATCAAATTTGGAAAGATGGCAGTGAAGTGTAGGGACTGCCGGATGGTTGCGCACCCTGAATGTAAGGACCTCTGTTCTTACTACTGTGATCCCAGTGTCTCGAACCCTACTGCTCCAGATTTGGAG GGTATTTTAGCAAATTATGCTCCTTCTGTCCCACCAATGATCCCTCCCATAGTTGTTCAGTGTGCGAATGAAATTGAGAAAAGAGGATTACAAGAG ACTGGAATTTACAGAGTGCCCGGCTGTGAACGAGTAGTTAGAGAGCTGAAGGAGAAATTCTTGCAGGGAAAAGGGATGGTTCCTCTTAGTAAGGTGGATGATATTCATGTTGTCTGTGGACTTCTCAAAGACTTTCTGAGGAAGTTAAAGGAACCTCTTGTCACGTTTCATCTTCACAAGGCATTCATGGAAGcctgtg ATATTCCTGATGATGATAATAGCACTGCAGCCATGTGTCAAGCTGTAGGAGAATTGCCACCACCGAACAGAGACACCCTGGCTTTTCTGATGCTGCATCTGCAAAG AGTGATGAAgagttcattctgtaaaatggATTTGAATAATCTGGCCAGGGTATTCGGGCCCACAATAGTTGGACACTCTGTCCCTGAACCCTCTCCAATGATGATACTAAAGGATACCACACTGCAGCCTAAA GTGGTTGCTCGCCTCCTGTCCCTGCCTTCAGAGTATTGGAAAGGGTTCATCCTGGTGGAAAACGATCAAATCATTTCATCTGTGATCGATGCCAACATCAACAACGATAGCAACTATATGGAAAAAG ATCGCCTGTTTAAGCCCCTGACGTCACCGGAGATGAGCAACATCTCTAAAACCCCCGTCTCCAGCTCCCTGAGAGGCAAATTTAAATCCACCCTGGGCACGGCCTTCAGTCCTGC gttcaacagcagcagcaaagcCAAGAGTGATTCTAGTAGAAAAAAGTTTTTTACATCACCAAACTGA
- the LOC136711516 gene encoding rac GTPase-activating protein 1 isoform X2 — MGETFVKELLNLCLIKIAVDDSTNPELEFLQLVRNYEETRKKWLQSELELKKFKELFLKSELAKSALEVKLKHARNQVDVEMKKRHKAEGDYEHLERQMQLICEVLMHDGQSSAYLNEEQKYVLANFNTKGTGITHIVGRRLSVIDESGNSFLSHSDISYDRTDDDLDLDTSVIKPLKSRAREKRRSSLAPVVGAPVQPKRGRVNGHSGDLLASKPAEYVKDSIDPKSTVIIPEDRSHIHAVSTIEIIPKRKSFRSRKLSPLNEQTTIWTINDETNADNVECVTDMEADSNVKSQNVPTVPEVKRSHHIFISKTVIRPETCVPCGKRIKFGKMAVKCRDCRMVAHPECKDLCSYYCDPSVSNPTAPDLEGILANYAPSVPPMIPPIVVQCANEIEKRGLQETGIYRVPGCERVVRELKEKFLQGKGMVPLSKVDDIHVVCGLLKDFLRKLKEPLVTFHLHKAFMEACDIPDDDNSTAAMCQAVGELPPPNRDTLAFLMLHLQRVMKSSFCKMDLNNLARVFGPTIVGHSVPEPSPMMILKDTTLQPKVVARLLSLPSEYWKGFILVENDQIISSVIDANINNDSNYMEKDRLFKPLTSPEMSNISKTPVSSSLRGKFKSTLGTAFSPAYVHVFLNIVFICHVKCM, encoded by the exons ATGGGGGAGACATTTGTGAAGGAGCTTTTGAATTTGTGTCTGATTAAAATTGCTGTGGATGACAGTACAAACCCAGAACTtg AATTCCTTCAGCTGGTGAGGAATTATGAGGAGACGAGGAAAAAATGGCTTCAGTCAGAGCTAGAACTAAAGAAGTTCAAAGAGCTTTTCCTGAAATCAGAATTGGCTAAATCAGCCCTGGAGGTAAAACTGAAACATGCAAGGAACCAGGTTGATGTTGAAATGAAGAAACGGCACAAAGCAGAAGGAGATTATGAACATCTC GAACGGCAGATGCAATTGATTTGTGAAGTTCTCATGCACGATGGGCAGTCAAGCGCTTACCTGAATGAAGAACAGAAATATGTGCTGGCTAACTTCAATACAAAGGGAACAGGCATAACTCACATTGTGGGGAGAAG ATTATCTGTTATTGATGAATCCGGCAACTCATTTCTGTCTCATTCTGATATTAGTTATGACCGAACTGATGATGACCTG GACCTGGACACTTCTGTGATTAAACCTTTGAAGTCAAGAGCCCGGGAAAAAAGA CGTTCTTCACTTGCTCCGGTCGTGGGGGCTCCTGTTCAGCCTAAACGTGGTCGGGTCAACGGACACTCGGGTGACCTTTTAGCATCAAAGCCAGCTGAATAC GTAAAAGATTCCATTGATCCAAAAAGTACTGTGATCATACCCGAAGACAGGAGTCACATTCATGCGGTGTCTACTATTGAGATCATCCCTAAGAGAAAGTCTTTCAGGAGCAGAAAACTCTCCCCTTTAAATG AACAAACCACGATTTGGACTATCAATGATGAAACAAATGCAGACAATGTCGAATGTGTGACCGACATGGAAGCAGACTCTAATGTTAAATCCCAGAATGTGCCAACTGTCCCTGAAGTAAAAAGATCACATCATATATTTATATCCAAAACG GTTATCAGGCCTGAAACATGTGTTCCCTGTGGGAAGAGGATCAAATTTGGAAAGATGGCAGTGAAGTGTAGGGACTGCCGGATGGTTGCGCACCCTGAATGTAAGGACCTCTGTTCTTACTACTGTGATCCCAGTGTCTCGAACCCTACTGCTCCAGATTTGGAG GGTATTTTAGCAAATTATGCTCCTTCTGTCCCACCAATGATCCCTCCCATAGTTGTTCAGTGTGCGAATGAAATTGAGAAAAGAGGATTACAAGAG ACTGGAATTTACAGAGTGCCCGGCTGTGAACGAGTAGTTAGAGAGCTGAAGGAGAAATTCTTGCAGGGAAAAGGGATGGTTCCTCTTAGTAAGGTGGATGATATTCATGTTGTCTGTGGACTTCTCAAAGACTTTCTGAGGAAGTTAAAGGAACCTCTTGTCACGTTTCATCTTCACAAGGCATTCATGGAAGcctgtg ATATTCCTGATGATGATAATAGCACTGCAGCCATGTGTCAAGCTGTAGGAGAATTGCCACCACCGAACAGAGACACCCTGGCTTTTCTGATGCTGCATCTGCAAAG AGTGATGAAgagttcattctgtaaaatggATTTGAATAATCTGGCCAGGGTATTCGGGCCCACAATAGTTGGACACTCTGTCCCTGAACCCTCTCCAATGATGATACTAAAGGATACCACACTGCAGCCTAAA GTGGTTGCTCGCCTCCTGTCCCTGCCTTCAGAGTATTGGAAAGGGTTCATCCTGGTGGAAAACGATCAAATCATTTCATCTGTGATCGATGCCAACATCAACAACGATAGCAACTATATGGAAAAAG ATCGCCTGTTTAAGCCCCTGACGTCACCGGAGATGAGCAACATCTCTAAAACCCCCGTCTCCAGCTCCCTGAGAGGCAAATTTAAATCCACCCTGGGCACGGCCTTCAGTCCTGCGTATGTTCATGTTTTTCTGAATATTGTATTCATCTGCCATGTGAAATGTATGTGA